A genomic region of Corticium candelabrum chromosome 22, ooCorCand1.1, whole genome shotgun sequence contains the following coding sequences:
- the LOC134197631 gene encoding uncharacterized protein LOC134197631, producing the protein MAVNLCSSQEAFADAAVQQFESVSRTSSPSWARIRQRHIASNVFVVESVWAQRDLVKKEKRRYKRTNLLSFPSSAEERRRSGEANISTIDNLSFQVTELCNV; encoded by the exons ATGGCTGTAAATCTCTGCTCGTCTCAGGAA GCATTTGCAGATGCAGCTGTGCAGCAATTTGAGAGTGTCTCTCGTACTTCTTCTCCATCGTGGGCTCGCATCCGACAGAGACACATAGCGTCGAATGTCTTTGTTGTAGAATCAGTGTGGGCGCAGCGAGATTTGgtgaagaaagagaagagGCGTTATAAACGGACCAATCTACTTTCGTTTCCTTCTTCAGCTGAGGAGAGAAGACGATCTGGAGAAGCTAACATATCGACGATAGACAATCTGTCGTTTCAAGTGACCGAACTGTGCAATGTGTAA